A genomic stretch from Bacillota bacterium includes:
- a CDS encoding transposase yields the protein MVALKPGADPELKAFLRPFGELFARPENRFACQCYLLGLLSDRPRKNCDRIAEVVRGASSQSLQQFITDTRWDPQAMDRLRIELMTAQACEADGVLIVDDTGLPKQGKHSVGVARQYSGTLGKVGNCQILVTCHYADPVWDWPVAGQLYLPKEWATDAERRE from the coding sequence ATGGTGGCACTCAAGCCCGGGGCCGACCCCGAGTTGAAGGCGTTTTTGCGGCCGTTTGGGGAGCTGTTTGCACGGCCCGAGAACCGATTTGCCTGCCAGTGCTACCTGCTGGGGTTGCTGAGCGACCGGCCGCGCAAGAACTGCGACCGGATAGCCGAGGTGGTGCGGGGCGCGTCGTCGCAGAGCTTGCAGCAGTTCATCACGGATACCCGCTGGGATCCGCAGGCCATGGACCGCTTGCGCATCGAGCTGATGACCGCCCAGGCCTGCGAGGCGGATGGGGTGCTCATCGTGGACGACACGGGCCTGCCCAAACAGGGTAAGCACTCGGTCGGCGTGGCCCGTCAGTACTCGGGGACGTTGGGCAAAGTGGGAAACTGCCAGATCCTGGTCACCTGCCACTATGCTGACCCGGTCTGGGACTGGCCGGTGGCGGGGCAACTCTACTTGCCCAAAGAATGGGCCACCGATGCCGAACGCCGGGAG